A genome region from Anopheles stephensi strain Indian chromosome 2, UCI_ANSTEP_V1.0, whole genome shotgun sequence includes the following:
- the LOC118504814 gene encoding 26S proteasome regulatory subunit 4: MGQNQSAGSGGDKKDDKDKKKKYEPPIPTRVGKKKRKAKGPDAALKLPQVTPHTRCRLKLLKLERIKDYLLMEEEFIRNQERLKPQEEKIEEERSKVDDLRGSPMSVGTLEEIIDDNHAIVSTSVGSEHYVSILSFVDKDQLEPGCSVLLNHKVHAVVGVLGDDTDPMVTVMKLEKAPQETYADIGGLDTQIQEIKESVELPLTHPEYYEEMGIKPPKGVILYGPPGTGKTLLAKAVANQTSATFLRVVGSELIQKYLGDGPKLVRELFRVAEEHAPSIVFIDEIDAVGTKRYDSNSGGEREIQRTMLELLNQLDGFDSRGDVKVIMATNRIETLDPALIRPGRIDRKIEFPLPDEKTKRRIFNIHTARMTLAEDVNLSELIMAKDDLSGADIKAICTEAGLMALRERRMKVTNEDFKKSKESVLYRKKEGTPEGLYM; this comes from the coding sequence ATGGGACAAAACCAATCGGCGGGCAGTGGAGGCGATAAGAAGGACGATAAggataagaagaaaaagtacgAACCACCGATCCCGACCCGGGTAGGCAAAAAGAAGCGCAAGGCGAAGGGACCCGATGCGGCCCTGAAACTGCCCCAGGTCACCCCACATACGCGCTGCCGACTGAAACTGCTGAAGCTGGAGCGCATCAAGGACTATCTGCTGATGGAGGAGGAGTTCATCCGCAACCAGGAAAGACTGAAACCGCAGGAGGAAAAGATCGAGGAGGAGCGGTCGAAGGTGGATGACCTGCGGGGGTCTCCGATGTCGGTCGGAACGCTGGAGGAGATCATCGACGACAATCACGCGATCGTGTCGACGTCGGTGGGCAGCGAACACTACGTCAGCATCCTGTCGTTCGTGGACAAGGACCAGCTGGAACCGGGGTGCTCGGTGCTGCTAAACCACAAGGTACACGCCGTGGTCGGAGTGCTCGGAGACGACACCGATCCGATGGTGACGGTGATGAAGCTCGAGAAGGCACCGCAGGAAACGTACGCCGACATCGGTGGGCTGGACACACAGATTCAGGAGATTAAGGAATCGGTCGAGCTGCCGCTCACACATCCGGAATACTACGAGGAAATGGGCATCAAACCTCCGAAGGGTGTGATTCTGTACGGACCGCCGGGAACGGGCAAAACGTTGCTAGCGAAGGCAGTAGCCAACCAGACGTCGGCCACCTTCCTGCGAGTGGTGGGGTCGGAGTTGATACAGAAATACCTTGGCGACGGTCCGAAGCTGGTGCGCGAGCTGTTCCGCGTCGCCGAGGAGCATGCACCGTCGATCGTGTTCATCGACGAAATCGACGCCGTAGGCACGAAACGTTACGATTCGAACTCCGGTGGAGAACGGGAGATTCAGCGTACTATGCTGGAACTGCTCAACCAGCTGGATGGGTTCGATTCCCGTGGCGATGTGAAAGTCATTATGGCGACGAATCGTATCGAAACGCTCGATCCTGCCCTCATCCGTCCGGGACGTATCGATCGAAAGATTGAGTTCCCGCTGCCGGACGAAAAGACGAAGCGACGCATCTTCAACATCCACACCGCGCGCATGACACTGGCCGAGGACGTGAATCTGTCGGAGTTGATTATGGCGAAGGACGATCTGTCGGGTGCGGACATCAAGGCTATCTGCACGGAGGCAGGTCTGATGGCACTGCGAGAGCGCCGCATGAAGGTGACCAACGAGGACTTTAAAAAGTCGAAGGAGAGCGTACTGTACCGCAAGAAGGAAGGCACGCCAGAGGGACTTTATATGTAA